A genomic stretch from Bos mutus isolate GX-2022 chromosome 4, NWIPB_WYAK_1.1, whole genome shotgun sequence includes:
- the AHR gene encoding aryl hydrocarbon receptor — MNSSSANITYASRKRRKPVQKTVKPVPAEGIKSNPSKRHRDRLNTELDRLASLLPFPPDVINKLDKLSVLRLSVSYLRAKSFFDVALKSSPADRNGVQDNCRTKFREGLNLQEGEFLLQALNGFVLVVTTDALVFYASSTIQDYLGFQQSDVIHQSVYELIHTEDRAEFQRQLHWALNPQQCPDSGQRIDEANGLSQPAVYYNPDQIPPENSSFMERSFVCRLRCLLDNSSGFLAMNFQGRLKYLHGQNKKGKDGSILPPQLALFAIATPLQPPSILEIRTKNFIFRTKHKLDFTPTGCDAKGKLVLGYTEAELSMRGSGYQFIHAADMLYCAEYHIRMIKTGESGMIVFRLLTKDNRWAWVQSNARLVYRNGRPDYIIATQRPLTDEEGMEHLNKRNMKLPFMFTTGDAILYEISNPFPSVMDPLPIKTKNGAGGKESTTTSALSKDSLNPSSLLNAMMQQDEAIYLYPASTSTPFERNFFSDSLNECSNWQNNVVPMGSDSILKHEQISQSQDMNPTLSGDHTGLFADNRNSDLYNIMKHLGIDFEDIQHMQQNEEFFRTDFSGEDDFRDIDLTDEILTYVEDSLNKPAFGCSGYPQQPSMALNPSCMVQEQLQSDQQQLQPHERHTTVELQQQLCQKMKHMQVNSMFANWNANQSVPLNCPQQDLQQYVFADLPGTSQEFPYKPELDPMPYPQNLIPYSQPGLPPQPQGAQLDFPMGDFEPAPYPTTASNLEDFVSCLQVPENQQHGLNPQSAMVAPQTCYAGAVSMYQCQPDPQHSQLAQMQYNPTTPGSQAFVNKFQNGAILNETYPAELNSMRNTEPATRLHPSEARPYPDLTSSGFL; from the exons TTGCATTAAAGTCCTCCCCAGCTGACAGAAATGGAGTCCAGGACAACTGTCGAACCAAATTCAGAGAAGGCCTCAACTTGCAGGAAGGAGAATTCTTACTACAG GCACTAAATGGCTTTGTACTGGTTGTCACTACAGATGCTTTGGTTTTCTATGCGTCTTCTACCATTCAAGATTACCTGGGGTTTCAGCAG tctgATGTCATCCACCAGAGTGTGTATGAACTGATCCATACCGAAGACCGAGCTGAATTTCAGCGCCAGCTGCATTGGGCATTAAACCCTCAACAGTGTCCAGACTCTGGACAAAGAATTGATG AAGCTAATGGACTCTCCCAGCCAGCAGTGTATTATAACCCAGACCAGATTCCTCCAGAGAACTCTTCATTTATGGAGAGGAGCTTCGTCTGCCGACTCAGGTGTCTGCTAGATAATTCATCTGGTTTTCTG GCAATGAATTTCCAAGGGAGATTGAAATATCTTCATGGACAgaacaagaaagggaaagatggatCAATACTTCCACCTCAGTTGGCTTTGTTTGCAATAGCTACTCCGCTGCAGCCACCATCCATACTTGAAATCCGAACCAAAAATTTCATCTTTAGAACCAAACACAAACTCGACTTCACACCTACTGGTTGTGATGCCAA AGGAAAACTTGTTTTAGGCTACACTGAAGCAGAACTGAGCATGAGAGGATCAGGATACCAGTTTATTCATGCTGCTGATATGCTCTATTGTGCTGAGTACCACATCCGAA tGATTAAGACTGGAGAGAGTGGCATGATAGTGTTCAGGCTTCTTACGAAAGACAACCGATGGGCTTGGGTGCAGTCAAACGCACGCTTAGTTTATAGAAATGGAAGACCAGATTACATCATCGCAACCCAGAGGCCTCTAAC AGATGAAGAAGGAATGGAGCACTTAAACAAGCGCAATATGAAGTTGCCATTTATGTTTACCACTGGAGACGCCATTTTATATGAGATAAGCAACCCTTTTCCTTCCGTAATGGATCCCTTaccaataaagactaaaaatggtgCTGGTGGAAAAGAGTCAACCACCACATCCGCTCTAAGTAAGGATTCCCTCAACCCCAGTTCCCTCCTGAATGCCATGATGCAACAAGACGAGGCTATTTATCTCTATCCTGCTTCAACTAGTACACCGTTTGAAAGGAATTTTTTCAGTGACTCTCTGAATGAGTGCAGTAACTGGCAAAACAATGTTGTACCCATGGGGAGTGACAGTATCCTGAAACATGAGCAGATCAGCCAGTCTCAGGACATGAACCCAACTCTCTCTGGAGATCATACCGGGCTCTTTGCAGATAACAGAAACAGTGACTTGTACAACATTATGAAACACCTAGGCATTGATTTTGAAGACATCCAACACATGCAGCAGAATGAGGAATTTTTCAGAACGGACTTTTCCGGTGAAGATGACTTCAGAGATATTGACTTAACAGATGAAATTCTGACCTACGTTGAAGACTCTTTAAATAAGCCTGCCTTCGGGTGTTCAGGGTACCCTCAGCAGCCATCCATGGCTCTGAACCCTAGCTGTATGGTCCAGGAGCAGCTCCAGTCAgaccagcagcagctgcagccccATGAGAGGCACACAACAGTGGAGCTGCAGCAGCAACTGTGTCAGAAAATGAAGCACATGCAAGTTAACAGCATGTTCGCAAACTGGAACGCTAACCAATCTGTGCCTTTGAATTGTCCTCAGCAAGACCTCCAGCAGTACGTCTTTGCAGACTTACCTGGGACTAGTCAGGAGTTTCCCTACAAACCTGAGCTTGATCCTATGCCTTACCCCCAGAACTTGATTCCCTATAGTCAGCCTGGGTTGCCACCGCAACCTCAGGGTGCACAGTTAGACTTTCCCATGGGCGATTTTGAACCAGCCCCGTACCCTACCACTGCTTCTAATTTAGAAGATTTTGTCTCATGTTTACAAGTTCCTGAAAACCAACAGCATGGACTCAATCCACAGTCGGCCATGGTAGCTCCTCAGACGTGTTACGCCGGGGCTGTTTCAATGTACCAGTGCCAGCCAGACCCTCAGCACAGCCAGCTGGCTCAGATGCAGTACAACCCAACCACACCAGGCTCACAGGCATTTGTAAACAAG TTTCAGAACGGAGCAATTTTAAATGAAACGTATCCAGCTGAATTAAATAGCATGCGTAACACTGAGCCTGCCACCCGTCTTCACCCATCAGAAGCCAGACCTTACCCTGATTTGACATCCAGTGGATTCCTGTAA